The following are encoded in a window of Impatiens glandulifera chromosome 5, dImpGla2.1, whole genome shotgun sequence genomic DNA:
- the LOC124937565 gene encoding putative kinase-like protein TMKL1: MAPINLHSLYIPPLLIILLFFSTNVSSSLDIELLLSKIRPSLQGQTDNILLSSWNTSFPLCQWRGLKWVFSDGTLLPCADADHSSPQWTNLSLYTDPSLRLLSLQLPSAGLSGTLPRELGELSSLQSLYLGVNTLTGSIPLELGYSSSLSELDLGNNLLNGSLPASIWNLCDRLSSIRLHGNSLSGEIPQPAFLNSSCNNLESLDLGENEFSGNFPDFVTKFLSLRELDLGKNDLSGSIPKTLTGLVSLEKLNLSYNNFTGVLPNFSGKFVSDEFVGNNVMLCGDPLKRCNGSSSGLSSGAIAGFVIGSMSAVVVFASLMIGYVQGRKRKNMGEDDDDEMVEEGDVEEGEDAEGKLIFFQGGEHLILDDVLNATGQVMEKSSYGTVYKAKLADGGTIALRLLREGSCKDRSLCLPVIKQLGRIRHENLIPLRAFYQGRRGEKLLIYDYLPNRSLHDLLHESKVGKPVLNWARRHKIALAIARGLAHLHTVPETPITHGNIRSKNVLIDEFFIARLTEFGLDKIMIPAVADELVAMAKADGYKAPELEKMKKCNSRTDVYAFGILLLEILIGKKPGKSGRNEEFVDLPSRVKVAVLEETTMEVFDIEVLKGIRNPMEDGLVQALKLAMGCCAPVAAVRPTMDEVVKQLEENRPRNRSALYSPAETRSGTGTPF; encoded by the exons ATGGCGCCGATCAATCTTCACTCTCTCTACATTCCACCATTGCTCATAATCTTACTCTTCTTCTCCACCAATGTATCGTCTTCATTGGATATCGAGCTGCTTTTAAGCAAGATCAGACCTTCTCTCCAAGGACAAACAGACAACATACTGTTATCTTCTTGGAATACTTCATTTCCTCTCTGTCAATGGAGAGGTCTCAAATGGGTCTTCTCCGACGGGACCCTTCTACCTTGTGCCGACGCCGACCATTCCTCTCCTCAGTGGACAAATCTTTCTCTTTATACAGATCCTTCTTTACGTCTTCTCTCTTTACAGCTACCATCTGCAGGACTTTCCGGTACTCTACCTAGAGAGCTCGGCGAACTATCCTCACTCCAGAGTCTCTATTTGGGCGTTAATACTCTCACGGGTTCTATTCCTCTCGAGCTTGGTTACAGTTCTTCACTATCTGAACTCGATTTGGGTAACAATTTGTTAAATGGGTCGCTACCGGCTTCGATCTGGAACCTTTGTGACCGACTATCCTCCATCCGGCTCCATGGTAACTCTCTCTCCGGTGAAATTCCTCAACCTGCTTTCCTTAATTCCTCGTGCAATAACCTAGAGTCTCTTGATTTGGGGGAAAATGAATTTTCTGGGAATTTTCCTGATTTTGTTACTAAGTTTCTTAGCCTTCGAGAACTTGATCTGGGGAAGAATGATTTATCTGGTTCGATTCCTAAGACCTTAACTGGGTTAGTCAGTTTAGAGAAATTGAATCTTTCTTACAACAATTTTACTGGGGTTTTGCCGAATTTTTCTGGGAAGTTCGTTTCAGATGAATTTGTGGGGAATAATGTTATGTTATGTGGAGATCCGTTGAAGAGATGTAATGGAAGCTCCTCTGGGTTGAGTTCAGGCGCTATAGCTGGCTTTGTTATCGGTTCTATGAGTGCTGTTGTGGTTTTTGCTTCGTTAATGATTGGTTATGTTCAAGGAAGGAAGAGAAAGAACATGGGagaagacgatgatgatgaaATGGTGGAGGAAGGAGATGTTGAAGAAGGTGAAGATGCAGAGGGGAAGTTGATCTTTTTCCAAGGAGGGGAGCATTTGATATTGGATGATGTATTGAACGCCACTGGTCAAGTAATGGAGAAATCGAGCTATGGAACTGTATACAAAGCGAAGCTGGCGGACGGAGGTACGATCGCGCTGAGATTGTTAAGAGAAGGAAGTTGTAAAGATCGGAGTTTATGTTTGCCGGTGATTAAACAGTTGGGTAGAATCCGCCATGAGAATTTGATCCCACTTCGAGCGTTTTATCAGGGAAGAAGAGGGGAGAAGCTACTGATTTATGATTATCTTCCTAATAGAAGCCTCCATGATCTCCTTCACG aATCTAAGGTGGGGAAGCCGGTTTTGAATTGGGCGAGGCGTCACAAGATAGCATTAGCAATCGCTAGAGGACTAGCCCATCTCCATACTGTTCCAGAAACACCAATCACACACGGAAACATCCGGTCTAAAAACGTTCTAATCGACGAGTTCTTCATTGCCCGTCTGACAGAATTCGGGCTGGACAAGATAATGATTCCTGCAGTTGCTGACGAATTGGTGGCAATGGCGAAAGCTGACGGTTACAAGGCACCCGAGCttgaaaagatgaagaaatgtAATTCAAGGACGGATGTTTACGCGTTTGGAATACTTCTTCTGGAGATATTGATAGGGAAGAAACCGGGGAAGAGTGGAAGGAACGAGGAATTTGTTGATTTGCCATCGCGTGTGAAAGTGGCGGTTTTGGAGGAGACTACGATGGAGGTTTTTGATATTGAGGTTTTGAAGGGAATAAGGAATCCTATGGAAGATGGCTTGGTTCAGGCTTTGAAACTCGCAATGGGGTGTTGTGCACCGGTGGCGGCGGTGAGGCCGACGATGGATGAGGTGGTTAAGCAGTTGGAGGAGAACCGGCCGAGGAATAGGTCTGCTCTTTATAGTCCGGCTGAGACTAGGAGTGGAACCGGTACTCCTTTTTGA
- the LOC124937566 gene encoding thiamine-repressible mitochondrial transport protein THI74, whose product MEKNHVWRWTLGLIYILAVASIWIAASFVVQSVVDGGVSPFLITYICNSLFILLIPLVEIGRYLEDTYGTIFFFWRRKTSHFPEQTKDSEVVPLQHDDIADLQSLDINNPELLLPVTEEQVADKGLDSKGRWTRMRLAKISLLICPFWFLAQLTFNLSLKYTTVTSNTILSSVSSLFTFVVALVFLGEKFTWIKLISVILCMGGTVIVSLADSGTGLSAVASNPVLGDGLSLVSSALYAIYITLIRKNLPDEDDEKSGKASMAQFLGFLGLFNLLIFLPVAVILSFTHLESFNWLTWKQLGLIVGKGLMDNVLSDYLWAKAVLLTTTTVATAGLTIQVPLAAIIDTLIGNAPNPMDYIGAAVIMVGFVGINIPSDIFSRWKDHHPHEELVQVRSTSS is encoded by the exons ATGGAGAAGAATCATGTTTGGAGATGGACTTTAGGTCTAATTTACATATTAGCTGTTGCATCCATCTGGATCGCTGCAAGTTTCGTTGTTCAGTCGGTGGTCGATGGAGGCGTATCCCCTTTTCTCATTACATACATTTGTAATTCATTGTTCATACTATTGATTCCTTTAGTTGAAATCGGAAGATATTTAGAGGATACATACGGaaccatcttcttcttctggaGAAGAAAAACAAGTCATTTTCCAGAACAAACTAAAGACTCAGAGGTTGTTCCTCTTCAACATGACGACATCGCAGATCTTCAATCTCTCGACATAAATAATCCAGAACTTCTTCTGCCCGTTACAGAAGAACAAGTTGCTGATAAAGGGTTGGATTCAAAAGGGCGATGGACACGGATGAGACTGGCAAAAATCAGTCTTTTGATCTGCCCCTTTTGGTTCCTGGCACAACTCACATTTAACCTCTCCCTTAAGTATACAACAGTGACG TCAAATACAATCTTAAGTAGTGTATCAAGCCTTTTCACCTTTGTGGTAGCTCTTGTATTCTTGGGTGAGAAATTCACTTGGATTAAGCTGATCAGTGTAATTCTTTGTATGGGAGGAACTGTCATTGTCAGCTTGGCTGATTCTGGGACAGGGTTAAGTGCAGTTGCTTCAAACCCTGTTCTTGGTGATGGTCTTTCTCTTGTATCTTCAGCCTTGTACGCCATATACATAACCCTTATTCGTAAAAATCTAcctgatgaagatgatgaaaaaAGTGGGAAAGCCAGTATGGCACAATTCCTTGGTTTCTTAGGATTATTCAACCTATTGATCTTCCTGCCTGTTGCAGTTATACTCAGTTTTACCCATCTAGAGTCATTCAACTGGCTCACATGGAAGCAACTTGGCCTAATCGTTGGTaaag GGTTGATGGATAATGTGTTGAGTGATTATTTGTGGGCTAAGGCGGTTCTTTTAACAACAACTACAGTGGCAACGGCTGGACTTACCATCCAAGTACCGTTAGCAGCGATTATCGATACATTGATAGGAAATGCACCTAATCCAATGGACTACATTGGTGCTGCAGTCATTATGGTGGGTTTTGTGGGAATTAACATCCCATCTGATATCTTTTCCAGATGGAAGGATCATCATCCACATGAAGAACTTGTTCAAGTCAGGTCAACCAGTTCCTAG
- the LOC124937567 gene encoding uncharacterized protein LOC124937567, which translates to MIQLLFLVLFAEAVLAFLLMVRIGPSRELVMKGLDQIKMGKGPATIKTVAGTMFVILLSNFFSIVKIQNKGFKVGTMTPMDQVLWRTNLLEASLIGFCLFLGFLIDRMHHYFGKLASMKDRVGPTKVDMEKLEKENAQLKEKEAKAKDEMKMLEKEISALKENASKVKMGLEEKDKRIESAETHVAALQKQFGDLLLEYDHLLEENQKLQQAKKQQSGA; encoded by the exons ATGATTCAGTTGTTGTTCTTGGTCCTCTTTGCCGAGGCTGTGTTGGCATTTTTGCTAATGGTGAGAATTGGGCCATCGAGGGAGCTAGTGATGAAGGGTTTGGATCAGATCAAGATGGGTAAAGGTCCAGCCACCATTAAAACAGTTGCTGGTACTATGTTTGTGATTCTATTATCCAATTTCTTTAGTATTGTCAAGATTCAGAACAAGGGTTTTAAGGTTGGTACTATGACACCTATGGATCAAGTTCTCTGGAGGACCAACTTGCTAGAGGCATCCCTCATAG gATTCTGTCTGTTTCTGGGATTCCTAATTGATCGAATGCACCATTATTTCGGCAAATTAGCTAGCATGAAAGATAGAGTGGGACCAACGAAGGTCGACATGGAAAAGCTGGAGAAAGAGAACGCTCAACTTAAAGAGAAAGAAGCAAAAGCgaaagatgaaatgaaaatGCTTGAAAAGGAGATATCGGCATTGAAGGAGAATGCAAGCAAAGTGAAGATGGGTTTGGAGGAGAAAGATAAGCGAATTGAAAGTGCAGAAACCCATGTTGCTGCACTTCAGAAACAGTTTGGAGATTTACTTCTTGAATATGATCATCTCTTAGAGGAGAACCAAAAGTTGCAGCAAGCTAAAAAACAACAATCCGGGGCTTAA
- the LOC124940076 gene encoding RPM1-interacting protein 4-like isoform X3, whose product MAQRAHVPKFGEWGSEEPYTVFFDTARKGRGGGKIINPNDPQEYPDMFPNISSQDSPPRPRPRPESEEPPTYKQPPPPTRQNNDRNNDENMNRRPNPGQVNRNRRSSGSDLSFEPSSSPLYPNYQAKLQTKGSGASPAREGRSSHNSSHGINQGRNRSGKGNNNVQPDKGMAIPKFGAWNDENPTADNYTYIFKNAQNERHAVPENSASNAPAYSNTRYQAASHEDDHTKICCFPWCKK is encoded by the exons ATGGCT CAGCGCGCTCATGTACCGAAATTTGGGGAATGGGGAAGTGAAGAACCTTACACAGTCTTCTTTGATACAGCTCGTAAAGGAAGAGGTGGTGGCAAGATCATAAACCCAAATGATCCTCAAGAATACCCCGACATGTTTCCTAATATCTCATCTCAAGATTCTCCCCCAAGACCCAGACCCAGACCCGAATCTGAGGAGCCACCAACCTACAAACAACCGCCACCGCCAACAAGGCAGAACAATGATCGTAATAATGATGAAAATATGAACAGGAGGCCAAATCCTGGTCAGGTTAATAGAAACAGAAGAAGTTCTGGATCAGATCTAAGCTTTGAACCGTCATCATCCCCACTCTATCCAAATTATCAGGCAAAGCTTCAAACGAAAGGCAGCGGCGCTTCCCCTGCAAGAGAAGGGAGGAGTTCGCACAACAGCAGTCATGGTATTAATCAGGGAAGAAACAGATCAGGAAAGGGGAACAATAATGTG CAGCCTGATAAAGGTATGGCTATCCCAAAGTTTGGGGCATGGAATGATGAAAATCCTACAGCAGATAATTACACTTACATTTTCAAGAATGCTCAAAATGAAAGACATGCTGTCCCCGAGAACTCGGCTAGTAACGCTCCAGCTTATTCCAACACAAGATATCAGGCAGCATCTCATGAAGATGACCACACTAag ATCTGCTGTTTCCCATGGTGTAAAAAATGA
- the LOC124940076 gene encoding RPM1-interacting protein 4-like isoform X1 has protein sequence MIMQQRAHVPKFGEWGSEEPYTVFFDTARKGRGGGKIINPNDPQEYPDMFPNISSQDSPPRPRPRPESEEPPTYKQPPPPTRQNNDRNNDENMNRRPNPGQVNRNRRSSGSDLSFEPSSSPLYPNYQAKLQTKGSGASPAREGRSSHNSSHGINQGRNRSGKGNNNVQPDKGMAIPKFGAWNDENPTADNYTYIFKNAQNERHAVPENSASNAPAYSNTRYQAASHEDDHTKICCFPWCKK, from the exons ATGATCATGCAGCAGCGCGCTCATGTACCGAAATTTGGGGAATGGGGAAGTGAAGAACCTTACACAGTCTTCTTTGATACAGCTCGTAAAGGAAGAGGTGGTGGCAAGATCATAAACCCAAATGATCCTCAAGAATACCCCGACATGTTTCCTAATATCTCATCTCAAGATTCTCCCCCAAGACCCAGACCCAGACCCGAATCTGAGGAGCCACCAACCTACAAACAACCGCCACCGCCAACAAGGCAGAACAATGATCGTAATAATGATGAAAATATGAACAGGAGGCCAAATCCTGGTCAGGTTAATAGAAACAGAAGAAGTTCTGGATCAGATCTAAGCTTTGAACCGTCATCATCCCCACTCTATCCAAATTATCAGGCAAAGCTTCAAACGAAAGGCAGCGGCGCTTCCCCTGCAAGAGAAGGGAGGAGTTCGCACAACAGCAGTCATGGTATTAATCAGGGAAGAAACAGATCAGGAAAGGGGAACAATAATGTG CAGCCTGATAAAGGTATGGCTATCCCAAAGTTTGGGGCATGGAATGATGAAAATCCTACAGCAGATAATTACACTTACATTTTCAAGAATGCTCAAAATGAAAGACATGCTGTCCCCGAGAACTCGGCTAGTAACGCTCCAGCTTATTCCAACACAAGATATCAGGCAGCATCTCATGAAGATGACCACACTAag ATCTGCTGTTTCCCATGGTGTAAAAAATGA
- the LOC124940076 gene encoding RPM1-interacting protein 4-like isoform X2: MIMQQRAHVPKFGEWGSEEPYTVFFDTARKGRGGGKIINPNDPQEYPDMFPNISSQDSPPRPRPRPESEEPPTYKQPPPPTRQNNDRNNDENMNRRPNPGQVNRNRRSSGSDLSFEPSSSPLYPNYQAKLQTKGSGASPAREGRSSHNSSHGINQGRNRSGKGNNNVPDKGMAIPKFGAWNDENPTADNYTYIFKNAQNERHAVPENSASNAPAYSNTRYQAASHEDDHTKICCFPWCKK, from the exons ATGATCATGCAGCAGCGCGCTCATGTACCGAAATTTGGGGAATGGGGAAGTGAAGAACCTTACACAGTCTTCTTTGATACAGCTCGTAAAGGAAGAGGTGGTGGCAAGATCATAAACCCAAATGATCCTCAAGAATACCCCGACATGTTTCCTAATATCTCATCTCAAGATTCTCCCCCAAGACCCAGACCCAGACCCGAATCTGAGGAGCCACCAACCTACAAACAACCGCCACCGCCAACAAGGCAGAACAATGATCGTAATAATGATGAAAATATGAACAGGAGGCCAAATCCTGGTCAGGTTAATAGAAACAGAAGAAGTTCTGGATCAGATCTAAGCTTTGAACCGTCATCATCCCCACTCTATCCAAATTATCAGGCAAAGCTTCAAACGAAAGGCAGCGGCGCTTCCCCTGCAAGAGAAGGGAGGAGTTCGCACAACAGCAGTCATGGTATTAATCAGGGAAGAAACAGATCAGGAAAGGGGAACAATAATGTG CCTGATAAAGGTATGGCTATCCCAAAGTTTGGGGCATGGAATGATGAAAATCCTACAGCAGATAATTACACTTACATTTTCAAGAATGCTCAAAATGAAAGACATGCTGTCCCCGAGAACTCGGCTAGTAACGCTCCAGCTTATTCCAACACAAGATATCAGGCAGCATCTCATGAAGATGACCACACTAag ATCTGCTGTTTCCCATGGTGTAAAAAATGA
- the LOC124940078 gene encoding dolichol-phosphate mannose synthase subunit 3 translates to MKHIIKILTFLVAISAFWIGLLQTSMVPRSYTWLLPIYMIMSLGCYGLLMVGVGLIQFPTCPHEAVLLQQDIVEAKDFLKQKGIDLVSN, encoded by the exons ATGAAGcatattataaagattttgaCATTTCTGGTAGCTATATCAGCCTTTTGGATTGGTCTGTTGCAGACATCTATGGTCCCGCGAAGTTATACTTGGTTG CTACCTATTTACATGATTATGTCACTGGGATGCTATGGCCTACTAATGGTTGGTGTAGGCCTGATACAGTTTCCTACTTGTCCTCACGAAGCTGTTTTGTTACAGCAG GACATTGTTGAGGCCAAGGATTTCTTAAAGCAAAAAGGCATTGACTTGGTTTCAAACTGA